A DNA window from Fragaria vesca subsp. vesca linkage group LG3, FraVesHawaii_1.0, whole genome shotgun sequence contains the following coding sequences:
- the LOC101305928 gene encoding putative disease resistance protein At4g10780-like, whose amino-acid sequence MRKVMEALTDDKITAVGVHGTGSVGKTSMLRHVATQACRNGNFNNWIMVVVSQDLDLKKIEGTFSNKLLFKFAKKTEDVRADRLHEEIMRTEKLLIILDDVWDKIQLSKIGIPNYEELQKCNSKVLLTTRRLSVCNAMECHEKIALNILSKEDSWALFVRNIGTISFESTLFKEVAWRVAGEWKGLPIAL is encoded by the coding sequence ATGCGCAAGGTTATGGAGGCGCTAACAGATGACAAGATTACTGCCGTTGGTGTCCACGGCACAGGCAGCGTTGGGAAGACAAGCATGTTGAGACATGTAGCTACACAAGCATGCAGAAATGGTAATTTTAACAATTGGATTATGGTTGTCGTATCCCAAGACCTTGACTTGAAAAAAATTGAAGGTACATTTTCAAATAAGTTGCTCTTCAAATTTGCGAAGAAGACAGAAGATGTAAGAGCTGATAGGTTACATGAGGAGATAATGAGAACAGAAAAGCTCCTTATAATCTTGGACGATGTATGGGATAAAATACAGTTGTCAAAGATAGGGATCCCTAACTACGAAGAGCTTCAAAAATGCAATTCCAAAGTCCTACTCACCACAAGGAGATTGAGTGTCTGTAATGCTATGGAGTGCCATGAAAAAATCGCCCTCAACATTCTATCAAAAGAAGATTCTTGGGCCTTGTTTGTGAGAAATATAGGAACAATTTCTTTTGAGTCCACCTTGTTTAAGGAAGTGGCATGGAGGGTAGCTGGAGAGTGGAAGGGTCTACCGATTGCATTGTAA
- the LOC101306805 gene encoding uncharacterized protein LOC101306805 translates to MNYTYLFEYICERFRLSATDVIELHYSLPGCPLSFLHNDNDFQMLFIGAKIYNLDCVEIIVEKNSERCRKRTSVSCEDSCSEVLDEDDYLTEGYRSEVSKPYLSREWDGCFYIDSLNNVHTCKGVLRQKKHVRLGSKVVKTCIQEDISYNMSLKPRDIQIKMQSAYGFEISYKVAWKAKQSARDMIYGSEAESFNMLSWFRETVLASFKFCLPVLYVDGTFGKSLYKGTILCETGRTGNKGCFPLAMCVCDSETEDNWCFFFRHLKDLLESQGRVVTFMSDRGNGLLGSFSKVLPGHPHLFCYMHLSANLMNRYGGVSATVKNSVKNKFFELAYASSPTQYRLHLRKLREIGDAKIIDDFLKDMPLENWCRAFFPGSRYGIMTNSMAESFNAWFAEER, encoded by the exons ATGAACTATACTTACTTGTTCGAGTATATTTGTGAAAGATTTCGGTTGTCTGCAACTGATGTTATTGAGCTTCACTATTCACTTCCTGGTTGTCCTCTCTCTTTCTTGCATAATGACAATGATTTTCAAATGTTGTTTATTGGTGCTAAGATATACAATTTGGATTGTGTTGAAATTATTGTGGAGAAGAATAGTGAACGTTGCCGCAAGAGAACTTCTGTTTCATGTGAAGATAGCTGCTCTGAAGTTTTGGATGAAGATGATTATTTGACTGAGGGATATAGGTCTGAGGTGTCGAAGCCTTACTTATCAAGAGAGTGGG ATGGATGTTTTTATATTGATTCTTTGAACAACGTACACACTTGCAAAGGCGTTCTTCGCCAGAAAAAGCATGTTCGATTGGGGTCTAAAGTTGTCAAGACTTGCATTCAAGAGGATATTAGCTACAATATGTCATTGAAGCCAAGGGATATCCAGATAAAGATGCAGTCTGCTTATGGTTTTGAGATATCATACAAGGTTGCTTGGAAAGCAAAGCAAAGTGCTAGGGATATGATTTATGGATCTGAGGCTGAATCTTTTAACATGTTATCTTGGTTTAGGGAAACTGTTTTAGCGA GTTTTAAGTTCTGTCTACCTGTATTATATGTCGATGGCACTTTTGGCAAGAGTCTTTACAAGGGGACCATCCTCTGTGAAACTGGAAGGACTGGAAATAAAG GTTGCTTTCCTTTGGCCATGTGTGTATGTGATTCTGAGACTGAAGATAATTGGTGTTTTTTCTTCCGACACTTGAAGGATTTGCTGGAATCCCAAGGTAGAGTGGTTACATTTATGAGTGATCGTGGTAATGGATTACTCGGTTCTTTCAGTAAGGTACTTCCTGGTCATCCTCACTTGTTCTGTTACATGCATTTGTCAGCCAATTTGATGAATAGATATGGTGGAGTGAGTGCTACTGTGAAAAATTCTGTGAAGAATAAGTTTTTTGAGTTAGCATATGCATCTTCCCCCACCCAATACCGTTTGCATTTAAGAAAGCTTAGAGAAATTGGTGATGCAAAAATTATAGATGATTTTCTAAAGGATATGCCTCTTGAAAATTGGTGCCGTGCATTTTTCCCTGGATCACGTTATGGGATTATGACTAATAGCATGGCTGAATCTTTTAATGCCTGGTTTGCTGAAGAGCGTTAG
- the LOC101307104 gene encoding uncharacterized protein LOC101307104: MQDRLKERMDAASQFNVVYSTTNIYEVQGKYSHVVDDLGICSCTCRKWEIECFPCSHALAVIQAASKDVYAFVDLHYFADYCKKCYDVPLFPLSNADMASAESANDEFIHPPHVKRPPGRPKKKRFKSSGETQKKLIRCGRCQKLGNHNKATCTEPL; the protein is encoded by the coding sequence ATGCAGGATCGTTTGAAAGAACGTATGGATGCTGCTTCACAGTTTAATGTGGTTTACTCGACCACAAATATCTATGAAGTTCAAGGGAAGTATTCTCATGTTGTTGATGACCTTGGTATTTGTTCTTGCACGTGTAGAAAATGGGAGATTGAATGTTTTCCTTGCTCTCATGCTCTTGCTGTAATTCAAGCTGCCTCAAAGGATGTTTATGCATTTGTAGATCTGCATTACTTTGCTGACTACTGCAAGAAGTGCTATGATGTTCCACTTTTCCCTCTTTCTAATGCTGATATGGCTTCTGCTGAATCTGCTAATGATGAGTTTATACATCCTCCCCATGTGAAGAGGCCCCCTGGAAGGCCGAAGAAAAAGAGGTTCAAGTCAAGTGGAGAGACTCAAAAGAAGCTCATTCGTTGTGGCCGATGTCAAAAATTGGGCAATCATAACAAGGCGACCTGCACTGAACCTCTTTGA
- the LOC101307386 gene encoding uncharacterized protein LOC101307386, giving the protein MKTKRRKQSSSYSENEEEEHEVVETRSKKQKKKQSPLAKQKKNVQKKSEKKEKSGSGVIPTLQQKCLLVNFQQIVKMVKPKAKIEVWDVLRKTSFWPMISPIYHSKVQENHFTKNERDLEIILQYYDVEKRKLFFGDKEMEIMGEDIERIFGLPNSGEVINNVGRNMDNDKRKPSAIFDVKMIKDTVDKQVLLKRLEAEVDKEEKGDARIIAALILMLLFTTCFFSKSTVSITWDLINACEDIERINQYNWPKMILEFLFDELMRHEKKKPKVLSGCLILIYYWFLENTQVKHKITRKERSTPTYLRWSIRELFTTESLKDNPDIAVEFITNGPWNEENHRGFSDSEDALPLTFRDWVPQKSQEKPQEKVPRATTYILKDIATEDVAEKDLIVLIIELHNQNRKLQENAKMSSIAIEEANAKILQQTLEISKLEDENKKQKKYIEDLTLQLAKAHEVECGEKEDEREVVQEKGTKKAKDDDFEYNTPKEVKDLEMRNKRKKAPKQPLPQKNNKTELEKEKQVIKKVVNFEKETWTTLKTEVQNYYKSFLDARDNDGDTFWASQTKPIVVQGTDIINLVEENYMSDSVIKAYTEILQMELENANIHIATFLEIEASFYAIKHEEERGSVDYKNQIKLCLIEPLWYVFDYNKVLIPIHHCTNHHYTLLVVDNEKKRIVHMNSLQPPENERDEEEKFHKKAEYVFLQEVELSNKHYPDDSQEADIENYRYKSVGETNQGDLDDRILPMNDREKMVRRWVLDNFEAIKEYKLEENFDCPQQKSLSADCGPFVLHFMQKLALGEKPNKVDADGMRKVILEQLMNARIQMLSRNGI; this is encoded by the exons ATGAAGACAAAACGAAGAAAACAATCCTCCTCTTATTCTGAGAATGAAGAAGAAGAACATGAAGTAGTAGAAACGAGGTCAAAGAAGCAGAAGAAGAAACAAAGTCCTCTAGCAAAGCAGAAGAAGAATGTGCAAAAGAAGTCTGAGAAGAAGGAGAAGTCAGGGAGTGGAGTTATACCAACATTACAACAAAAATGCTTGCTTGTCAATTTTCAACAAATAGTTAAGATGGTGAAGCCGAAAGCGAAAATTGAAGTATGGGATGTGCTACGGAAAACTTCTTTTTGGCCGATGATATCGCCGATCTATCACTCTAAAGTGCAAGAAAATCATTTTACCAAGAATGAGCGTGACCTCGAAATCATCCTTCAATACTATGATGTTGAGAAGAGGAAGTTGTTTTTTGGGGATAAAGAGATGGAGATCATGGGGGAAGACATAGAGAGGATATTTGGGTTGCCAAATTCAGGAGAAGTGATAAACAATGTGGGTAGAAATATGGACAATGATAAAAGGAAGCCTTCGGCGATTTTTGATGTGAAAATGATCAAGGACACAGTAGACAAGCAAGTATTGCTTAAAAGGCTGGAAGCTGAGGTGGATAAGGAGGAGAAGGGTGATGCAAGAATCATTGCTGCCCTCATACTTATGCTTCTGTTTACAACATGCTTTTTTAGCAAGTCAACAGTATCCATCACCTGGGACCTCATAAATGCTTGCGAGGACATTGAAAGAATCAACCAGTACAACTGGCCCAAAATGATCCTTGAATTTCTATTTGATGAACTTATGAGGCACGAGAAGAAAAAACCAAAAGTTCTCAGTGGATGCTTGATACTGATCTAT TACTGGTTTCTGGAGAATACCCAGGTGAAGCACAAGATTACTAGAAAGGAGAGATCGACACCAACCTATCTTAGGTGGTCGATAAGAGAGCTATTCACAACTGAGAGCTTGAAAGACAATCCAGACATCGCAGTG GAATTCATAACAAATGGACCATGGAATGAAGAAAACCACAGAGGCTTTTCGGATTCCGAGGACGCGCTACCTCTCACTTTCAGGGATTGG GTTCCCCAAAAAAGCCAGGAGAAACCACAGGAAAAAGTTCCTAGAGCAACAACATATATCCTAAAAGATATAGCGACAGAAGATGTGGCTGAAAAGGATCTCATTGTTCTAATCATTGAACTCCACAACCAAAATCGAAAGCTTCAGGAGAATGCAAAGATGTCCTCGATTGCAATTGAAGAAGCAAATGCAAAGATACTTCAGCAGACGTTGGAAATAAGCAAGTTGGAGGATGAGAACAAAAAGCAGAAGAAGTATATAGAGGATTTAACTTTACAGCTTGCCAAGGCACATGAAGTTGAATGTGGAGAAAAAGAAGAT GAACGTGAAGTTGTACAAGAGAAAGGGACAAAAAAAGCTAAGGATGACGACTTTGAGTACAACACTCCAAAGGAAGTGAAGGACTTGGAGATGCGCAATAAAAGAAAAAAGGCTCCAAAACAACCTCTGCCTCAGAAAAACAACAAGACAGAGCTGGAAAAGGAGAAACAAGTGATAAAAAAAGTAGTGAACTTTGAAAAGGAAACTTGGACCACACTGAAGACGGAGGTCCAAAACTATTACAAGTCTTTCCTTGATGCAAGGGATAATGATGG CGACACATTCTGGGCTTCTCAAACAAAGCCAATAGTGGTACAAGGAACAGACATTATTAATCTTGTGGAAGAAAACTACATGAGTGATTCT GTAATCAAAGCGTACACGGAGATTTTGCAAATGGAACTTGAAAATGCAAACATACATATTGCAACGTTTCTGGAGATTGAAGCATCA TTTTATGCGATTAAACATGAAGAGGAAAGAGGAAGCGTGGATTACAAGAACCAAATAAAGTTGTGCTTAATTGAACCTTTATGGTATGTATTTGACTACAACAAGGTTCTTATCCCAATCCACCATTGCACAAACCACCACTACACACTGCTTGTGGTTGATAATGAGAAAAAGAGGATTGTGCACATGAACTCTTTGCAACCTCCAGAGAATGAAAGGGACGAGGAGGAAAAATTTCATAAGAAGGCTGAATATGTG TTTCTCCAAGAAGTAGAATTGTCAAACAAACATTATCCGGACGACAGCCAAGAAGCGGATATTGAGAATTATAGATATAAGAGTGTTGGCGAGACAAATCAAGGGGATTTGGATGATAGAATCCTTCCGATGAATGACAGGGAGAAAATGGTAAGAAGATGGGTGCTTGACAACTTCGAAGCTATTAAAGAATACAAGCTGGAGGAAAACTTTGACTGTCCTCAACAAAAGTCACTATC GGCGGACTGTGGGCCTTTTGTGCTCCATTTCATGCAGAAGTTAGCCTTGGGAGAAAAGCCAAACAAAGTCGATGCTGATGGAATGAGGAAAGTTATTCTTGAGCAGCTAATGAATGCCAGAATACAAATGTTGTCAAGAAATGGAATATGA
- the LOC101293759 gene encoding putative F-box protein At1g33530-like, with translation MADHIPEDVIAKIFQRLPVKSLIHFTSVSKRWRLIILQDPHFAASHYQIASHNKTLRHSVCFRIHLDSDGFFESQMTLSSFPIVKRDLRCPFKKPHSMAYVYCSCRGLVYAGVNGKQKIEMYVWNPSTGLSQKLSDPGVIDEYQIFTGFGYVLATHDYKILIANS, from the coding sequence ATGGCGGACCACATACCTGAAGATGTGATAGCGAAGATCTTCCAGAGGTTGCCCGTCAAATCCTTAATCCACTTCACCTCCGTTTCAAAGCGCTGGCGCCTCATCATTCTCCAAGATCCTCACTTCGCCGCATCCCATTACCAAATCGCTTCCCACAACAAAACGCTCCGTCACAGTGTCTGCTTCCGCATCCACCTCGACTCTGACGGGTTCTTCGAATCTCAAATGACATTGTCTTCTTTTCCAATTGTGAAGAGAGACCTTCGCTGCCCGTTCAAGAAACCTCACAGCATGGCTTACGTGTACTGTTCTTGCCGTGGTTTGGTGTATGCAGGTGTTAACGGGAAGCAGAAGATAGAGATGTATGTATGGAACCCATCAACTGGACTCTCCCAGAAACTATCTGATCCTGGTGTTATAGATGAGTATCAGATCTTTACTGGTTTCGGCTACGTCTTGGCCACCCACGACTACAAGATTCTCATCGCCAACTCTTGA